Proteins found in one Plasmodium relictum strain SGS1 genome assembly, chromosome: 13 genomic segment:
- the PTPA gene encoding serine/threonine protein phosphatase 2A activator, putative produces the protein MPDQNGLSYKIINDESVIKFVNSPIYNEIIDFITNLNKSVVAIEMRPLEHFKLANENKKTNDDFLLLSRNVYNIFQLVKNMNKCIDYCPPVKQSSRFGNKGFQNFCDEYYKEIDNYLPQILNESNIPNISEHFFQLAYYLKNSIGNKNRIDYGTGHELNFLLFLFCLNKLNFFNESDYKHLVLVLYRQYLEGVRRIQIVYTVEPAGSRGAWGLDDFQFLVFLFGAAQLSYNRNIKTDDIEKKELLELWAPKYLYFDALKYISMLKHAPFHESSQMLYDISGVETWEKICSGLLKMYQAEIIQKRQILQHILFGKLIDF, from the exons atgccCGATCAAAATGGGTTaagttataaaataattaatgatGAAAGTGTGATCAAATTTGTAAATAGTCCTATATACAATGAAATCATTGATTTTATTACAAATTTAAATAAGTCAGTTGTAGCTATAGAAATGAGACCTTTAGAACATTTTAAATTagcaaatgaaaataaaaaaactaatGATGATTTCTTACTATTATCAAGAAatgtttataatatatttcaactagtaaaaaatatgaataaatgTATAGATTATTGTCCTCCTGTAAAACAATCTTCTCGTTTCGGAAATAAAGGCTTCCAAAATTTTTGTGATGAATACTATAAGGAAATTGATAATTATTTACCTCAAATTTTAAATGAGTCTAATATACCAAATATATCTGaacatttttttcaattagcatattacttaaaaaattctattggaaataaaaatagaatagaTTATGGAACGGGGCATGAATTAAATTTCTTgttgtttcttttttgtttaaataaattaaatttttttaatgaatcaGATTATAAACATCTTGTTCTTGTCCTATATAGAca ATATTTAGAGGGAGTAAGAAGAATTCAAATAGTTTACACAGTAGAGCCAGCAGGTAGTAGGGGAGCATGGGGATTAGATGATTTTCAATTTCTTGTTTTTCTATTTGGTGCAGCTCAGCTTTCttataatagaaatattaaaacagatgat attgaaaaaaaagaattattagaATTGTGGGCCCccaaatatttatattttgatgctttaaaatatatatcaatg ttaAAGCATGCTCCTTTTCATGAATCCTCCCAAATGTTGTATGATATTTCTGGAGTTGAAACATG GGAGAAAATTTGTTCAGGGTTACTAAAAATGTATCAAGCTGAAATTATTCAAAAGCGTCAAATATTACAACACATTTTATTTGGAAAATTAATTgacttttaa
- a CDS encoding plasmepsin IX, putative produces MNFLISKKLKKIFHSTFSMRLIIIFLIYTFYIKLNNCIYIYNNSNSLKDIESYKESLNYNIPKCDSCFNCSVCIHENGVSENIIPLVAVSSKRKYFYDKVNKEKGNNIDFRIEKKNVMLRKYNNDSKDNFFLLNILNKKRKKSYNFLENDIPSNVSNNRENIKNETVIEESNEYYKANKNLTKDNDATNDRTVKNDMNSKQGDKKIYQKVHNRNNLLNSKVTLPLQQLQDSQYVGSIQIGNPPQTIRPIFDTGSTNVWVVSTKCSDDTCLKVKRYNYKLSRSFRYYKPYTNLDIMFGTGIIQGVIGIETFRIGPLKVENQSFGLVKKEKGNEEKSNVFERINFEGIIGLAFHAMLSTGNKTIYENLVSSYNFKYNEFSIYIGKDNKFSALIFGGVDKRFFQGDIYMFPVVREYYWEIEFDGLYIDHQKFCCDPSSIVYDLKKRNKRDKNCFIRKFFKRISYFKNRNQIEQNNYIHEQKIKKHKNYLIFDSGTSFNSVPKSEIEYFSKIVPSKKCDDNNIEEVVASYPNLTYVINKMPFTLTPVQYLVRNNDMCKPAFMEIEVSPEYGHAYILGNAAFMRYYYTVYRKGKLNENSYVGIAKAVHEDENEIYLSSLHRKINKM; encoded by the exons atgaattttttaatttctaaaaaattaaaaaaaatattccatTCAACATTTTCAATGAGacttataataatatttttaatttatacattttatataaaattaaataattgcatatatatatataataattcaaatagtTTAAAAGATATAGAATCCTATAAAGAATCccttaattataatattccaAAATGTGATTCTTGCTTTAATTGCTCCGTTTGTATACACGAAAATGGAGTATCggaa AATATAATTCCATTGGTTGCTGTATCTAGTAAacgaaaatatttttatgataaagttaataaagaaaaaggtAATAACATTGACTTcagaatagaaaaaaaaaatgtaatgttacgaaaatataacaatgattctaaagataatttttttttattaaatatattaaataaaaaaagaaaaaaatcttataattttcttgAAAATGATATACCATCCAATGTTTCAAATAATAGagaaaatattaagaatGAAACTGTTATAGAGGAAAGTAATGAATATTATAAGGCTAATAAGAATCTTACTAAAGATAATGATGCGACAAATGATAGAACTGTTAAAAATGATATGAATAGTAAACAAggtgataaaaaaatatatcaaaaagTCCACAATAGGAATAATTTGTTAAATAGTAAAGTGACTTTACCCTTACAACAGTTGCAAGAT agtCAATATGTTGGTTCTATTCAAATAGGAAATCCGCCGCAAACGATAAGGCCCATTTTTGATACTGGTAGCAC aaatgtATGGGTAGTCAGTACAAAATGCAGTGATGATACTTGTTTAAAAGTGAAAAGAtacaattataaattatctaGAAGCTTTAGATATTATAAACCGTACACAAATTTAGATATTATg TTTGGTACAGGAATAATTCAGGGAGTAATAGGAATAGAAACATTTAGAATAGGCCCACTTAAAGTAGAAAATCAGTCATTTGGTTTagtgaaaaaagaaaaaggaaatgaGGAAAAATCTAATGTTTTTGAAAGAATAAATTTTGAAGGAATAATTGGTTTAGCATTTCATGCAATGCTATCTACGGGAAATAAAACcatttatgaaaatttagTTTCatcttataattttaaatataatgaattttCAATTTACATAGgaaaagataataaattttctgCTTTAATATTTGGAGGTGTAGATAAGCGATTTTTTCAAGGAGACATTTATATGTTTCCAGTTGTCAGAGAATATTATTGGGAAATAGAATTTGACGGTTTATACATCGATCATCAGAAATTTTGTTGTGATCCTAGTTCGATTGtttatgatttaaaaaagagaaataaaagagacaaaaattgttttatccgaaaattttttaaaagaatttcgTATTTCAAGAATAGAAACCAAATAgaacaaaataattatatacatgaacaaaaaataaaaaagcataaaaattatttaatatttgatTCTGGAACATCTTTTAACAGTGTACCTAAATCAGAAAtagaatatttttcaaaaattgtTCCTtcaaaa aaATGTGATGATAATAACATTGAAGAAGTTGTTGCTAGCTATCCTAATTTAACCTACGTTATT AATAAAATGCCATTTACTTTGACACCGGTACAATATTTAGTTCGTAATAATGACATGTGTAAACCAGCCTTTATGGAAATAGAAGTTTCACCTGAATATGGTCATGCATATATTTTAGGAAATGCAGCATTTATGAGATATTATTACACTGTTTAcagaaaaggaaaattaaatgaaaattcatat gTAGGGATAGCGAAAGCTGTTCATGAAGACGAAAACGAGATATATTTGAGTTCTCTtcatagaaaaattaataaaatgtgA